Part of the Cryptosporangium arvum DSM 44712 genome, GGGTTGATGCAGATGGGTGAGCGCACGCTGCGCGGTAGTCGGCTCGGAGCCGTAAGCTACGAGACCGACCGCAACACGGAGCTGGCGCCCCGCCAGCAGGGAGAGTACCTGTGCCCGCGTGGTCACCGGTTCACGGTCCCTTTCGCCGCCGACGCGGAAATCCCGATCACGTGGGAATGCCGGGCCGACGGTACCGTGGCGCGAATCATCGACGGTGACGAGCCCGAGGCCAAGAAGGCCAAGCCGCCGCGTACGCACTGGGACATGCTCCTGGAGCGTCGCACGGTCGCCGAGCTCGAGGAGGTCCTGGCCGAGCGCCTGGAAGTCCTTCGAGGTCGGCGGAGCCGCTCCGCCTGACCAATGATCACGAGAACCCGCCGTCCCATCGGGGCGGCGGGTTCTCGTGTGTCAGCGATCGAGCTCGCCGTCGATCACGGTGCCACGGCCGGGCGCGAACTCCCGCGGCGGCACCGGCTCGCCCTGCCCGGGAGCGGCGGCGTCCGCCTTCACCCGGCGCGACCGCACCTGCATCGGGCCGAGCAGCGCGCTGCTGACGTCCGGCGGCATCCGGCGCACGGCCGAGCGCAGGACCAACCGCCCGGCGAGCGCCCGGATCGGCGGCACCAGCAGCAGCAGGCCGACGACGTCGCTGATCAGGCCGGGCAGGATCATGAGCAGGCCGCCCGCCAGCACGACCGCCCCTTCGGCGGTCTCCTTCGCCGGGGTGCGCCCGGCCGCGGCGGCTTCACGCAGCGCCCGGAACGCCCGGGCGCCCTCCCGGCGCAGCAGCCAGCTGCCGAGTAGCGCGCTGCCGACGAGCAGCAGGAACGTCCATCCGAGCCCGACCTCCTGGCCGACGCGGACGAGCAGGGTGATCTCCACGGTGGCGGCCACGATCAGTACGACGAACGCGGCGAGAAGGGCTCGCATGTTTCCAGCGTACGGCCGGCCCGCCGCACCGGCCGAAACTCTCAGCAGCCTCTCAGCGCAGCTTGTCGATCGCCTTCCGGGCCGTGTCGAGGCGCGCCTGCACGCCCCACAGACCGACCCGCCACAGCGCTTCCCGGACGATGTCCGAGCTCATCTTGCTGTGCCCGCGCTCCCGCTCGGCGAACGTCACCGGCACCTCGACGACCCGGTAGCCGGCGCGCCAGGCCCGGTACACCATGTCGATCTGGAAGCAGTACCCCTGGGACGCGACCCCGGCCAGGTTCTCCGGTGCGATCACCTCGGCGCGGTAGGCGCGGAACCCGGCCGTGCTGTCCTTCACCGGGATGCTCAGCGCCAGCCGCGTGTACAGGTTCCCGACGTGCGAGATCATCACCCGCGACATCGGCCAGTTGACGATCTTGCCGCCCGGCACCTTGCGTGAGCCGATCACGACGTCGGCGTCGCGCAGCGCGTTGAGCAGCCGCGGCAGCTCGTCCGGGTCGTGCGATCCGTCGGCGTCCATCTCCACCATGACGTCGGCGCCGTGCTCGGCCGCCCAGGCGAACCCGGCGAGGTACGCCGCGCCGAGCCCCTCCTTGCTGGTGCGGTGCAGCACGTGCACGCGCGGATCGGCGGCGGCCATCTCGTCGACGATCTCGCCGGTGCCGTCCGGGGACCCGTCGTCGGCCACCAGCACCTCGACCTCGGGCACCGCGCGGCGGAGCCGGGTGACGATCGGCCGGATGTTCTCGGCCTCGTTGTAGGTCGGGATGACGACGACCACGTTCCCCAGGCCGGGATACTCCTCGCGGTTCGAGGCCGGGCCGGTGTCCTGCTCCATCTTCTCGGCCGTCATCGGTGTCAGCCTTCCTCCGTCGTTCGTCCCACGCCGGCCGCTCGACGTCGCCGCAGCGCAGCGGCCGCGAGCAATGCGGCTCCGCTGAGCGTGCAGAACGCCGCTTCCGGCCACTGGCCCACTGCGGTGGCCAGCGTACGGTCCTCTGACAACGCAAGTGACCGGATCAGCGTTCCGGCCGAGAAGAGACCCGCGTGGTCGTAGATGTGCCCGTTCGGGCCGATTGTGGCGGAGATCCCGCTGGTCGACGCGACGACCGCCCACTTCCCGTGCTCGACCGCACGCAGCCGCGCCATCGCGACCTGCTGCGGGCTCTCGCCGCTCAGGCCGAACGTGGCGTTGTTGGTCTGGACCGCGAGGATCTGCGCACCGGCGTTCACGGTGTCGGCCACCAGGTGGTCGTAGGCGACCTCGAAGCAGATCACGTCGCCCACCTGGACCGTGCCCGCGGTCGTCGTCGGCATGCCGACGGTGCCGATCTCGGTGCCGGCCTTGAAGTCGCGACGGACCAGGTCGACCTTCGTCGTGATCTTCCGGGCGAGCGACCGCATCGGGATGTACTCCCCGAACGGCACCGGGTGACGCTTCTCGTAGCGGTCGGTCGGGCCCTCACCGGGCACCCAGACCAGCCCGGCGTTGGTCAGGTACTCCCCCGGCCCGCGCAGCACCGCGCCGACGAGGATCGGCGCCTTGATCGCGGAGGCCGCCTCGTCGATCTCCGCACGGGCGTCCTCGTTGACCAGCGGGTCGATGTCCGAGGCGTTCTCCGGCCAGATGACCAGGTCGGGCTGGGCGGCCCGCCCGGCCGCGACGTCCTTCGCGAGCGTCAACGTGCGCGTGACGTGGTTGTCGAGCACCGCGCGACGCTGAGCGTTGAAGTCGAGCCCGAGGCGCGGAACGTTGCCCTGGATCACGGCGACGGTGATCTTCTGCCCGTCGGCGGTCGGCGTCGGCACGAACCAGGCCGCGAGCAGGACGACGCCGACCGCCCCGAGCCACGCCGCCGCCCGGATCCCGGCCCGCCGCCCAGAAGCCGACATCCCGGCGGTGGGGGTGTTCGGCGGGGCCGCGAGCAGGTGACGTGCGAGCCGGTGATCGGTCAGCGGCCAGCGGCGCCACAGAGCGGCGACGAGCAATCCCCCCAGCGCGGCGGTAGCGAACGTGACGAGGGGCGCACCGGCGATCGAGGCCAGGTGCAGCAGCGGGCCGTCGGTCTCGGCGAACGCGAGCCGCCCCCACGGGAAGCCCCCGAACGGCCAGCGCCCACGCACCGCCTCCTGGGTGACCCACCCGGCCCCGACGACCACCGGCCAACTCCAGCGGTACCGATCCACGAGCCGCGAACTCCCGGCGAGCACCGCCCCGAGCCCGGCGACGTACGCCGCCTCCACGGCCCCCAGCAGATAGACGAACGCGTCGCCGACGTAGATCCCGACCCAGTCGAGCAGGACGACGAAGAACACGAGACCGTGCAGCAGCCCGAGCCACGCCCCACGCCGCGCCCGCTGACGGTGCACCGCGACAGCCAGCATCGCGACCGCGACCGGCGCGAGCCACCACAGGTCGTGCGGCGGGAACGCCGGAACGAGCAACGCCCCGGACGCGACAGCCAGGAGCGCAGCGACCCAGCCCCGCAGCGGCGGCCGCTCCGGATCCACGGCCCCCTTGCTCCAGGGCCGCCACCGCCCACTGCGCCCGCCCGCCTCCACGACCGCGCCCGGCTCCTCATCAACCGGAGAGTCGGTGGCCGAAGCGGCCGGGACCGTGGCTGTGGCGGCCGGGGCATCAGCGGCTGGCGCTGCGGCGACCGGCGCTACGGCGGCCGGGATTGTGGCCGTGGCGGCCGGGGCATTAGCGGCTGGCGCTACGGCGGCCGGCGCTACGGCGGCTGGCGCTGCGGCGGCTGGCGCTGCGGCGGCCGGGACCGTGGCCGTGGCGTCAGCGGCCGGCGCTGCGGCGGCCGGCGCTACGGCGGCCGGGGCATCAGCGGCTGGCGCTTTGGCACCCGGCGCTGTGGAGGCTGGGGCTGATGGGGGCGAAGCCGCAGAGACCGAGGTTTCGTCGGCTGAAGTGTCGACGGCCGGAGCTACCTCCCCCGGAGCCTCACCGGCCGAAGCTCCACCGGCCGGATTGCCGCTGCCGGGGGCAGCCGTGGCCAGAGCCGCGTCAGCCAGCGCGCCAGTGGCCGGTGCTGCGCCGTTCGAAGCAGCGCCGTTCGAAGCAGCGCCGTTCGAAGCTGCGCCGTTCGAAGCAGCGCCGTTCGAAGCAGCATCCGCCGGGGCGTCGACGGCCGGGGTCTTATCGGCCGGGGCCGTAGCGGTCGGGGTGCCGGTTGGCGGGAGCGCGGTGGCTGGGACCGCCTCGGTGAGGGGCTCGGGGGTTTGCGAGGTCCCGACGGCGCTCGGGTCGGCTCCGGCGGGAGCAAGGGGATCGGGGGGCGGGGCGGGAACCACGGCGGCGGGCGAACCGCTCTCCGCGTCACTTCGTGGCAGCACCGAACCTCCCTCCCGACCCGGGAGGGGTCGTGTCCTGGCAACGATTGTGCCCACTCCCCCGGCAATCCGGGGCCGGGTGGGGCGACCAATGCGACCCACCCCACTGTGGTATCGCCGCCAGAACAGCCACAGGGGCGCGGCGTGCACGCCGCGCCCCTGCTTCGGAGTTCCCCGACCGGTACGGGAGGAGTTCGGGAGGACCTTCGGACCGACTGCGGAGCGGCTGGCTGCCTGCTACGCCAGACGTTGTCTACTGACCCTCCGTCACCACCATCACCGCGACCTGGCACCGGCCGCGACCGTCGTCGTCCCGCCACCCTTCGCCGGCTGGACCTGGCCCCTGCGGTGGCGCCACCGCGTTTGCCCAGCTAGCGAAGGCACGTTCCGTCGCCGTCCGATGCCCGAGGAAGTTACTTGGACACCGTAATTGCCGTCCGTCTCCTGTCAATACCGGCTTTCGCCGACAGTACGGACATCATGCCTGGTCAACCGCAGCGAAGGGAAATTTGCCCCGCTGAATCAGACAAAACAGACAATGGGCGTGTCATCGTCCTCCGTGGCCTCACTCGCCGGTGAACACCGGGGCACCGCGGACGACCGTGCGCAGACAGCGTGGGGGGATCGCTCCTTCGCTCAGCGCGGGCAGGCCCTGGATACCGGCGCGGGGGTCGGTGCTCCACCGGGCGACCCGGTCGTCGGGCGCTTGGATGACGAGCTCCTCCACGGCCCAGACCGCGAACGACGCCACCGCCCCGGGGACCAGCATGCCTCCGTCGTCGCGGCCGAGCGCGCGCCAGCCGCCCCGGGTGTGCGCGGCGAACGCCGCCCGGACGCTTATCGCGTGGCGCGGATGGTGCGGGAACGCGGCCGCGCGGACGGTGCCCCACGGGTCGAGCGGCGACACCGGAGCGTCCGAGCCGAAGGCCAGCGGGACCCCGACGCCGGCCAGGGCCGCGTACGGGTTCAGCGTTTCGGCCCGCTCCGCACCGAGCCGCTGGACGTACATGCCGCCGGGACCGCCCCACGCGGCCTCGAACGCCGGCTGCATGCTCGCCACGGCCCCGTAGTTGACCAGGGCCTTGATCAGCGCGGCGTCGAGCATCGAGGCGTGCTCGACGCGGTGCCGGCCGACACGCAGCTTGTCGAGACCGACGGTGCCCGCGGCCAGCGAGAATCCCTCGGCGACGGCGGCGAGCGCCCGGTCCCCGATGGCGTGAAAGCCGGCCTGGGTGCCGTGGCGCACCGAGTCCACCAGGTGCTCGGCGATCTGATCGGCGTCGGCGTAGAGGTGGCCGTTGGTGTTCGGGTCGTCGGCGAAGGGCGCGGAGAGCGCGGCCGTGCGGGAGCCGAGCGCCCCGTCGACGTAGAGGTCGCCCCCGGCGCCGACCGCGCCGAGTTCGCGGGCCTTCGCCGCCGCGCGCCACTCGCCCCAGTAGCCGAAGACGTCGGGGCCGGGCTCGTCGGCGGCCAGCGCCAGGAGGCCGGTGAAGTCGTCCTCGCCGCCGATGTCGGGCCCGCCGCACTCGTGCAGCGCGACGATTCCCCGCGAGGCGGCGTGCGCGCGGGTGGCGCGCTGGGCGTCGGCCCGCTGGGCGGGGGTGACCGACGCCAGCGCGATGCCGCGGACGGCGTGGTGGGCGTCGCGGGTGACCGGCTGATCGGCGTCGTAACCGGTCAGGCCGGTGAGGCCGGGCACGGTGGACCGCAGCGCGCTCGACGCGGCGGCCGAGTGCACGTCGACCCGAGCGAGGTAGACCGGGCGGTCGCCCGCCGCCCGGTCGAGCTCGGCCGTGGTGGGCGCGCGTCGCTCCGGCCACGCGCTCTCGTCCCAGCCGTGCCCCAGGACGACGCCGGGATGCTCCGCGACGTGGCGGGCGACCGCGTCCAGCGCCGCGGTGAGCGACGGGGCGCCGGTGAGGTCGAGGCCGAGCAGGCCGATGCCGGTCTGCGTCGTGTGCACGTGGGCGTCGACGAAGCCCGGCACGACGAGCGCACCCTCCAGGTCGACGACCTCGTCGGCCCCGAACGCGGCGGCGTCGGCCGCATCGTCGGAGCCGACGAACAACACGCGGTCACCCTCGACCAGCAGCGCGGTCGCGAAAGGATCCGCGGGACTGTAGACCTCGCCGTTGCGGTAGAGCGTCGCCATGGGGGTCATTGTGCTCCCCGCCACCGACAGTTCCCGCCCGGCGTCGGACCGCGTGGGCCGGGTCACGCCGCGGCGACCACCGAGGGCGCCGGGGCGGGCGACGGCGCGCGCCAGAGCGTCCACGAAAGCCCGAGAATCCCGGCCGAGCCGAGCAGGAAGCCGACCGAGACCACGAGGTCGGGGACCGCGCCGCGCAGCGCAGCGAGCACGAACCCGACCGCGTACAGCGCCACCGCCCAGCGGGGGAAGGACCGCCAGGACACGATCGCGAACAGCACCACACCCAGCGCGAACACCGCGGCGATCACCAGGAAGCCCGCCCGGGGCCGGCCCTCCAGGAGCGCCTCGACCTCGGTCGTCGAGAGGTCGCTGAACAGGAAGTGGCTCGCGAACTCGCCGACCAGCAGGCCCGCCACACCGGCCAGGTTGAGCGCGTAGGCGACCAGGCCGAGCGTGCCCGCGGTGTGCCGCTGCCAGAGGTAGAGGCCGGTGAGGGCGAAGAGCGCGAGCACCGCAGGCACCGGCGCGATGCTCTCGGTGACGGCGTTCTCCGGTACGAGGTCCTCCCGGCGGAGGTCGTTGAACAGCAGCAGGACGCCGGTGAGCAGGCCGGCGGCACCGGCAAGGCGGTAGCGGGCGGAGTCGGTCATCGGGAGGCTCCTTGTTCTCGAGGGGCCTCGACGGTAAAGACGCGGCGACGTCCGGCGGCAGTGTCACCGGACGCATCCCGGCGCCGTCCGGCACGGGCACCCGTGACTAACGACCTATGCCGTTCGACGGATTCTCCGCAGGTCCCGGGCCGTTTAACGTGAAGGCATGCGGCTGGCTCGGGTGGCATCCACGTTGTACGGCACCGTGCTGGCCGGCGGGCTGTACTTCGGGGTCGCCGGGTTGGCGCCGGTCGTCGCGTGGCGGGCCGCGGTGTTCGTCGCCGGGCTACTGGCGTTGGTCGCGCTCGAACGCGCCGGCCGGGCCACGCTGCTCGGCCGGGCGGCGTTGATCGTCGTCGTGGTCGCGGCCGACACGTCCGGGCTCGCGCGGGTCCTGTTCCTGCTGGTGCCGTTCGCCGTCTACCTGACCCGGGGCCGGCGGGCCGGTCACCTGGCCGCCGCGGGCTGCGGGGTGGCGCTCGTCGGGTGGTGGACGGTGGCCGACCCGGGCTGGCCGTCCGACCGGGAAGCGCTCGGTGACCTGGTGATGTTCACGGTCGGGCTGGTGCTGGCGGTGGCCATGGCCGCGGCCACGGTGGCGGCGGACGCCGACCGCGCCCGCGCCGAGCGGCTGGTGGACGAGCTGGCCGCGTCCCAGCAACGGGTGGCCGCGCTCGCCGCGGCCGACGAACGCAACCGGGTCGCGCGTGACCTGCACGACAGCCTGGGTCACCACCTCACCGCGGTGACGATCCAGCTGGAAAAGGCCACCGCTTACCGGGCCCGGGATCCCGACGTCGCCGACCAGGCGGTCGTCGACGCGCGCGCCTCGGCACGAGAGGCTTTGGCCGACGTCCGGCGCTCGGTCTCCGCCCTGCGCGCACCGCCGCCCGGGCCCGTGCGGACCGAGCGACAGGGCTTGGAGCCGCTGATCGACCCGGTCGGGGCCGGCGCGGCGGGATCGCTGGTGCTGCGTCTGGACGAGCTGGTGGCGCGGCTGGGGTCGACGGGGGTAGCGGTCACCTGCGGTGTTGTCGGCGACGAGCGATGTTCGGCCCCGGTCGAGGACGTGCTGTTCCGCGTCGCGCAGGAGGGCCTCACGAACGCGCTGCGGCACTCGGGTGCGGGTTCGGTCTCGGTGGCCGTCCATTTCGCTGCTGACGCCACGACGCTGACCGTTCGCGACGACGGCTCCGGTCTCCGCTCTCCGATTCCGGCGGCTGTCGCTCACTCGAGCGGCGCTGATCGGACGGCGGTCGGCGCTGATCGGGCGGCGGTCGGCGCCGATCGGGCGGTGGGCGACGCTGATCGGGCGGTGGGCGGCGCGGAGGCATCGCTCAGCACGCGGTTCACGCGCCCGGGGGCGGAGGCGAGCGCGGCGGCGGCGAGCGGGTCGGGGCACGGCTCGGGGTTCGGGCTCGTCGGGTTGCGTGAGCGCGTGAGCGCGGTCGGTGGGGTGCTGGAGCTTGTCGGCGAGCCCGGAGCGGGAACCACGCTCGTCGCGCGCATTCCGGCGCAGACCGCGTTGCGAGCGGAGCCGGGGTGACCGAGACGAGGAGTGCCATCGATTCGTTCGGCGCGACGAGCGCTTCCGGCGCGGCGGATGACGCCACGAGCGCGGCCGGTGCCGTGACCGTCGCTGGGGCCTCGAACGCCGTCGGTGCCGCGGGAACGGGCGGCGGGACCAGCGTGCTCGTGGTTGATGATCAACGGCTGGTTCGGGAGGGGGTGGCGT contains:
- a CDS encoding FxsA family protein → MRALLAAFVVLIVAATVEITLLVRVGQEVGLGWTFLLLVGSALLGSWLLRREGARAFRALREAAAAGRTPAKETAEGAVVLAGGLLMILPGLISDVVGLLLLVPPIRALAGRLVLRSAVRRMPPDVSSALLGPMQVRSRRVKADAAAPGQGEPVPPREFAPGRGTVIDGELDR
- a CDS encoding sensor histidine kinase → MRLARVASTLYGTVLAGGLYFGVAGLAPVVAWRAAVFVAGLLALVALERAGRATLLGRAALIVVVVAADTSGLARVLFLLVPFAVYLTRGRRAGHLAAAGCGVALVGWWTVADPGWPSDREALGDLVMFTVGLVLAVAMAAATVAADADRARAERLVDELAASQQRVAALAAADERNRVARDLHDSLGHHLTAVTIQLEKATAYRARDPDVADQAVVDARASAREALADVRRSVSALRAPPPGPVRTERQGLEPLIDPVGAGAAGSLVLRLDELVARLGSTGVAVTCGVVGDERCSAPVEDVLFRVAQEGLTNALRHSGAGSVSVAVHFAADATTLTVRDDGSGLRSPIPAAVAHSSGADRTAVGADRAAVGADRAVGDADRAVGGAEASLSTRFTRPGAEASAAAASGSGHGSGFGLVGLRERVSAVGGVLELVGEPGAGTTLVARIPAQTALRAEPG
- a CDS encoding amidohydrolase, giving the protein MATLYRNGEVYSPADPFATALLVEGDRVLFVGSDDAADAAAFGADEVVDLEGALVVPGFVDAHVHTTQTGIGLLGLDLTGAPSLTAALDAVARHVAEHPGVVLGHGWDESAWPERRAPTTAELDRAAGDRPVYLARVDVHSAAASSALRSTVPGLTGLTGYDADQPVTRDAHHAVRGIALASVTPAQRADAQRATRAHAASRGIVALHECGGPDIGGEDDFTGLLALAADEPGPDVFGYWGEWRAAAKARELGAVGAGGDLYVDGALGSRTAALSAPFADDPNTNGHLYADADQIAEHLVDSVRHGTQAGFHAIGDRALAAVAEGFSLAAGTVGLDKLRVGRHRVEHASMLDAALIKALVNYGAVASMQPAFEAAWGGPGGMYVQRLGAERAETLNPYAALAGVGVPLAFGSDAPVSPLDPWGTVRAAAFPHHPRHAISVRAAFAAHTRGGWRALGRDDGGMLVPGAVASFAVWAVEELVIQAPDDRVARWSTDPRAGIQGLPALSEGAIPPRCLRTVVRGAPVFTGE
- the lnt gene encoding apolipoprotein N-acyltransferase — translated: MDPERPPLRGWVAALLAVASGALLVPAFPPHDLWWLAPVAVAMLAVAVHRQRARRGAWLGLLHGLVFFVVLLDWVGIYVGDAFVYLLGAVEAAYVAGLGAVLAGSSRLVDRYRWSWPVVVGAGWVTQEAVRGRWPFGGFPWGRLAFAETDGPLLHLASIAGAPLVTFATAALGGLLVAALWRRWPLTDHRLARHLLAAPPNTPTAGMSASGRRAGIRAAAWLGAVGVVLLAAWFVPTPTADGQKITVAVIQGNVPRLGLDFNAQRRAVLDNHVTRTLTLAKDVAAGRAAQPDLVIWPENASDIDPLVNEDARAEIDEAASAIKAPILVGAVLRGPGEYLTNAGLVWVPGEGPTDRYEKRHPVPFGEYIPMRSLARKITTKVDLVRRDFKAGTEIGTVGMPTTTAGTVQVGDVICFEVAYDHLVADTVNAGAQILAVQTNNATFGLSGESPQQVAMARLRAVEHGKWAVVASTSGISATIGPNGHIYDHAGLFSAGTLIRSLALSEDRTLATAVGQWPEAAFCTLSGAALLAAAALRRRRAAGVGRTTEEG
- a CDS encoding RNA polymerase-binding protein RbpA gives rise to the protein MGERTLRGSRLGAVSYETDRNTELAPRQQGEYLCPRGHRFTVPFAADAEIPITWECRADGTVARIIDGDEPEAKKAKPPRTHWDMLLERRTVAELEEVLAERLEVLRGRRSRSA
- a CDS encoding glycosyltransferase; this encodes MEQDTGPASNREEYPGLGNVVVVIPTYNEAENIRPIVTRLRRAVPEVEVLVADDGSPDGTGEIVDEMAAADPRVHVLHRTSKEGLGAAYLAGFAWAAEHGADVMVEMDADGSHDPDELPRLLNALRDADVVIGSRKVPGGKIVNWPMSRVMISHVGNLYTRLALSIPVKDSTAGFRAYRAEVIAPENLAGVASQGYCFQIDMVYRAWRAGYRVVEVPVTFAERERGHSKMSSDIVREALWRVGLWGVQARLDTARKAIDKLR